A region of the Pseudomonas sp. J452 genome:
GATCACGGACGGTCGAGTGCGAAACGTCGGTGGCGGCATTGCCGTCAGTCGGCAATTTCTGGAAATAGGTGCGCCACTCTTCTGGCACAGCGTTGGGATCGTGCAGGTAGAGCTCATAGAGCTCTTCCACGTAGGCAGCGTTACCACCGGATAGGTGGGCACTGTCCCACATGCGCTGCATCACGCTTTCTTGCATGCTTGGTCACCCTCGGTAAGGGGACACCACCGGCGTGGAGGCCGTAATTGAGGCTCAAAGTCCTGAAGCAGCGACGGGTAAGCCACTACGGATCCCGCAGATAGTCCGGGCACCAGCCCGGATGCCCCTGCTGGTCATCAAATTCTTTTCAAGTAAGAACCGCGGCTTTGTGAGCTGCGGTTCTGGTTTTACTGCGGCAGCGGAGTTACGCCGCCGCCGCAGGTATTACGGGTAAAACTGAATCAGGTACCGCTCTGCAGCAGCATGTTGCGTACGTGGCCGATTGCCTTGGTCGGATTGAGACCTTTCGGGCAAACGTTCACGCAGTTCATGATGCCGCGGCAACGGAACACGCTGAACGGATCGTCCAGCGAGGCCAGACGCTCTGCGGTCTTGGTGTCACGGCTGTCGGCAAGGAAACGATAAGCCTGCAGCAGTGCAGCGGGACCGAGGAACTTGTCCGGGTTCCACCAGAAGGACGGGCAGCTGGTGGAGCAGCACGCGCACAGGATGCACTCGTACAGACCGTCCAGCTTCTCGCGCTCTTCCGGCGACTGCAGACGCTCGATGGCCGGAGCCGGCGTGTCGTTCTGCAGGAAAGGCTGCACCTTCTCGTATTGCTTGTAGAAGATGCTCATATCGACCACCAGGTCACGAATGACCGGCAGGCCAGGCAGCGGGCGAATCACCAGCTTGTTGCCCTTGACCACGGAGGAGATCGGCGTGACGCAGGCCAGGCCGTTCTTGCCGCTGATGTTCATGCCGTCGGAACCGCACACGCCTTCACGGCAGGAGCGACGGTAGGAGAAGCCTTCGTCCTGTTCCTTGATCAGGGCCAGTACGTCGAGCACCATCAGGTCCTTGCCGTCGATATCGACGGTGAAGTCCTGCATGAACGGCGCGGCATCTTTTTCCGGGTTGTAGCGATAAACGCTGACTTGCAAAGTTTTACCAAGAGACATGATGACCACCCTTAATAAGTACGTACTTTGGGTTCAAAAGCAGGAACGGTCTTCGGCGCGAAGTTCACAGCGCGCTTGGCGACACGTTTCTCACCCGGGAAGTACAGGGAGTGGCACAGCCAGTTCTCATCATCGCGATCCTCGTAGTCTTCGCGGGCATGCGCGCCACGGGACTCGGTACGGGTATCGGCGGCGATGGCAGTGGCTTCGGCCACTTCCAGCAGGTTTTGCAGTTCCAGTGCTTCGATACGCGCAGTGTTGAAGGCCTGGCTCTTGTCCGCGATCTTGACGCTCGCGATCCGCTCACGCAGGTCGGCCAGTTGGGTAATACCCTTTTGCATGTACTCGCCGGTGCGGAATACACCGAAGTAGTTTTGCATGCACTGCTGCAGTTCTTTACGCAGCGGTGCGACATCTTCGCCGGTGCTGCGCTCGTTGACGCCAGCCAGACGCTTGAGCGACTGTTCGATGTCGGTTTCGCTGGCACCGCGGACTTCCACGCCTTCTTTCAGCGCTTTTTCCAGGTGCAGACCAGCGGCACGGCCAAATACCACCAGGTCGAGCAGCGAGTTGCCGCCCAGACGGTTAGCACCGTGTACCGACACGCACGCCACTTCGCCTACGGCGAACAGGCCTTCGATGATTTTGTCGTTGCCGTTGGCATCTTGGGTGATGGCCTGACCATGAATGTTGGTCGGCACGCCGCCCATCATGTAGTGGCAGGTCGGAATCACCGGAACCGGAGCGACGACCGGATCGACGTGAGCGAAAGTCTTCGACAGCTCACAGATACCTGGCAGGCGGCTGTGCAGCACTTCTTCGCCGAGGTGATCGAGCTTCAGCAGCACGTGATCCTTGTCCGGGCCACAGCCGTTGCCGGCGATGACTTCCTTGACCATGGAACGTGCAACCACGTCGCGGCCGGCCAGGTCTTTGGCGTTCGGCGCATAACGCTCCATGAAACGCTCGCCATGGGCGTTGATCAGGTAACCACCCTCGCCACGGCAGCCTTCAGTAACCAGTACACCAGCGCCGGCGATACCGGTCGGGTGGAACTGCCACATCTCGATGTCCTGCACCGGCACGCCGGCACGCAGGGCCATGCCCACGCCGTCACCGGTGTTGATCAGGGCGTTGGTAGTAGAGGCGTAGATACGACCCGCACCGCCAGTGGCCAGAACCACAGCCTTGGAGCGGATGTAAACGGTTTCGCCGGTTTCGATGCAGATGGCAATGGTGCCGACAATGGCGCCATCCTGGTTCTTCACCAGATCGACCGCGTACCACTCGTTGAGGAACGAGGTGCCAGCCTTGAGGTTGGCCTGGTACAGGGTGTGCAGCAGGGCGTGACCGGTACGGTCAGCCGCGGCGCAGGTACGTGCAGCCTGAGTCGGGTTGTTCGGGCCTTTGGACTGACCACCGAACGGACGCTGATAAATGCGGCCTTGTTCGGTACGGGAGAACGGCAGCCCCATGTGCTCCAGCTCAAACACGGCTTCCGGGCCTACGGAACACATGTACTCGATCGCGTCCTGGTCACCGATGTAGTCGGAGCCCTTGACGGTGTCGTACATGTGCCAGCGCCAATCGTCGTTCGGATCGGCCGAAGCGATGGCGCAGGTAATGCCACCCTGGGCGGATACGGTGTGCGAACGAGTCGGGAAAACCTTGGTGACTACAGCGGTCTTGTGGCCGCCCTGAGCCAGTTGCAGCGCGGCACGCATGCCGGCACCGCCACCACCAATAATGATGGCGTCATAGGAAAGAGTACGAATGCTAGACATTAATCAGACACCCCAGAGAATCTGTACGCCCCAGACGAAGAACGCGAACATGGCAATGCCGCAGAACGCCTGGAACAGGAAACGCACGACAGTCGCCCACTTGCCCAGCGCCATTGGCGTCAGGTAGTCAGTGGAGATGGTCCACATGCCGACCCAGGCGTGTACGCCCAGGGCCACCAGGGCCAGCAGACTGAAGATGCGCATCGCCGTGTGAGCGAACAGACCGTGCCATTCGGCGTAGCCGAGGCCCGGATTCACCACGAGGAAGCCGATCAGGAAGAGGAAATAAGCCGCGAGAACAACCGCAGACACGCGCTGGGCCATCCAGTCGTAGAGGCCCGAGCGAGAGAAGTTCGTTACGTTGGTTACCATATCCACACCCCTGCCAGCAGGATCACCACCACGGAAACCACGATGACGATTTTCGAGCCCAGCTTGCCGCCTTCCAGCGACTCGCCGACACCCATGTCCATGATCAGATGGCGTACACCGGCCACCAGGTGATACAGCAGAGCGGACAACAGGCCCCAGACAATCAGCTTGGCCAGCGGACTGGTCAGACACGCCTTGACTTCTGCAAAGCC
Encoded here:
- a CDS encoding succinate dehydrogenase iron-sulfur subunit, giving the protein MSLGKTLQVSVYRYNPEKDAAPFMQDFTVDIDGKDLMVLDVLALIKEQDEGFSYRRSCREGVCGSDGMNISGKNGLACVTPISSVVKGNKLVIRPLPGLPVIRDLVVDMSIFYKQYEKVQPFLQNDTPAPAIERLQSPEEREKLDGLYECILCACCSTSCPSFWWNPDKFLGPAALLQAYRFLADSRDTKTAERLASLDDPFSVFRCRGIMNCVNVCPKGLNPTKAIGHVRNMLLQSGT
- the sdhC gene encoding succinate dehydrogenase, cytochrome b556 subunit, which produces MKKAVNSQRPVNLDLRTIKLPITAYTSILHRVSGVILFVGLAVLLFALDKSLSSEEGFAEVKACLTSPLAKLIVWGLLSALLYHLVAGVRHLIMDMGVGESLEGGKLGSKIVIVVSVVVILLAGVWIW
- the sdhA gene encoding succinate dehydrogenase flavoprotein subunit produces the protein MSSIRTLSYDAIIIGGGGAGMRAALQLAQGGHKTAVVTKVFPTRSHTVSAQGGITCAIASADPNDDWRWHMYDTVKGSDYIGDQDAIEYMCSVGPEAVFELEHMGLPFSRTEQGRIYQRPFGGQSKGPNNPTQAARTCAAADRTGHALLHTLYQANLKAGTSFLNEWYAVDLVKNQDGAIVGTIAICIETGETVYIRSKAVVLATGGAGRIYASTTNALINTGDGVGMALRAGVPVQDIEMWQFHPTGIAGAGVLVTEGCRGEGGYLINAHGERFMERYAPNAKDLAGRDVVARSMVKEVIAGNGCGPDKDHVLLKLDHLGEEVLHSRLPGICELSKTFAHVDPVVAPVPVIPTCHYMMGGVPTNIHGQAITQDANGNDKIIEGLFAVGEVACVSVHGANRLGGNSLLDLVVFGRAAGLHLEKALKEGVEVRGASETDIEQSLKRLAGVNERSTGEDVAPLRKELQQCMQNYFGVFRTGEYMQKGITQLADLRERIASVKIADKSQAFNTARIEALELQNLLEVAEATAIAADTRTESRGAHAREDYEDRDDENWLCHSLYFPGEKRVAKRAVNFAPKTVPAFEPKVRTY
- the sdhD gene encoding succinate dehydrogenase, hydrophobic membrane anchor protein — encoded protein: MVTNVTNFSRSGLYDWMAQRVSAVVLAAYFLFLIGFLVVNPGLGYAEWHGLFAHTAMRIFSLLALVALGVHAWVGMWTISTDYLTPMALGKWATVVRFLFQAFCGIAMFAFFVWGVQILWGV